A genomic region of Kluyveromyces marxianus DMKU3-1042 DNA, complete genome, chromosome 5 contains the following coding sequences:
- the CAX4 gene encoding dolichyldiphosphatase: MSELTALQSRIPFDDTYILYDPNDKLSFICCYFSLLPVGILVFYFSWFIITREIEAIILAGGHVLNDIINNIVKNIVKEDRPVDFGTFQKDSVRSGYGMPSAHSQFMGFFGMYVGLRVWFQWGGLTKVHKILASILILVAAIGVIFSRVYLGYHTLKQVVVGASIGALFGSCHFIASTLVRYLGIIDWLLSWKLFQWFLIKDSCFQAPFSLRDEYNAYLERRKLEPKTKKE; this comes from the coding sequence ATGTCAGAATTAACTGCATTGCAATCCAGGATCCCATTTGATGATACGTACATTTTGTATGATCCCAATGACAAACTTTCATTCATCTGTTGTTACTTTTCACTTTTACCCGTTGGAATATTAGTGTTTTACTTCTCATGGTTCATCATAACGCGAGAGATAGAGGCTATTATCCTAGCAGGAGGCCATGTTTTAAATGATATCATCAATAATATTGTTAAGAATATTGTTAAAGAAGATAGACCCGTTGATTTTGGTACATTTCAGAAAGATTCGGTAAGGTCAGGCTATGGTATGCCAAGCGCTCATTCCCAGTTTATGGGGTTCTTTGGCATGTATGTTGGTTTACGTGTGTGGTTTCAATGGGGTGGGCTAACCAAGGTACATAAAATCTTGGCTAGCATATTGATTTTAGTAGCGGCTATTGGTGTTATTTTTTCAAGGGTGTATTTGGGATACCATACTCTGAAACAAGTTGTGGTAGGAGCATCAATTGGAGCATTATTCGGATCTTGCCATTTCATTGCATCAACATTAGTAAGATATCTGGGTATAATCGATTGGTTGTTGTCATGGAAATTGTTCCAGTGGTTCTTaatcaaagattcttgTTTCCAAGCTCCATTCAGTTTGAGAGACGAATATAATGCATATCTCgaaagaaggaaattagagccaaaaaccaaaaaggAATAA
- a CDS encoding bifunctional fructose-2,6-bisphosphate 2-phosphatase/6-phosphofructo-2-kinase, which produces MSAILSDDDELINGLGSEVVITKPLPGNHMARTRKRWSSGSADKKPDVINRLIDGVHTDVTKDYISPGQLYSTESGRLFHAGKILIVLVGLPATSKTLLSVAITRYTRWLGVRTRSFHVSEYRREKVKTERGEVPDDYFSAKPSSKEGCKFRKDIQDKIIQDMMEFFDAKKGQLAVYDALNILREDRSFIEKSFSKMHIKVLFIESVVTDQELVKRNVELALKSDDYKGWSTKYAEEDFMKRLQANKHLYEEMSPDENLSYVKYINFGEKLTVNNNNYGYLINKIVFFLMNLRDKKGCVYFARCGTSNKDKYIDDEELNEEGLEYSRVLTDLVLEQINKRRLNANDTTTPTPEVQRTPSLVSLTERCKSPLVATSASLKRSESTGNAMYRQPASGDGVDDDSFVVWTAPRKRTYDTAKYFAELGISVRQRSQLQQLHPGVVADMTDEEISEKFPGEYQEYLKDPYHFRFSRAESYHDLAVRMEPLLLEMERMCGDILIIGHESTLRVLYGYLMAFSCSEIPRLSFTRDELIEISFGPFENSVKRIPVRMDWNK; this is translated from the coding sequence GGTCTGCTGACAAGAAACCCGATGTAATCAACAGACTTATTGATGGTGTTCACACTGATGTCACAAAGGATTATATTTCCCCAGGTCAATTATATTCGACTGAATCTGGACGCTTGTTCCACGCAGGAAAGATTCTGATTGTGCTTGTGGGACTTCCAGCCACATCTAAGACGCTACTTTCAGTTGCTATTACGAGGTATACGCGTTGGTTAGGTGTTCGCACCAGATCTTTCCATGTTTCGGAGTacagaagagaaaaggtTAAAACCGAAAGGGGCGAGGTCCCAGATGACTATTTCTCTGCGAAGCCTAGTTCAAAGGAGGGTTGTAAGTTTAGAAAGGATATTCAAGATAAGATTATACAAGATATGATGGAGTTCTTTGATGCAAAGAAGGGTCAGTTGGCTGTTTACGATGCCTTAAATATCTTGAGAGAGGACAGAtctttcattgaaaagtcaTTCAGTAAGATGCACATCAAAGTGCTTTTCATTGAGTCAGTAGTCACAGATCAGGAATTGGTTAAAAGAAATGTCGAACTCGCGCTGAAATCTGATGATTATAAGGGTTGGTCTACCAAGTACGCTGAAGAAGACTTTATGAAAAGGCTCCAGGCAAATAAGCATCTCTACGAAGAAATGAGTCCCGATGAAAACTTGAGCTATGtgaaatatatcaatttcgGTGAGAAATTGACCGTCAACAATAATAACTACGGTTACTTGATCAACAAAATTGTCTTCTTCCTAATGAATCTTCGTGATAAAAAGGGCTGTGTTTATTTTGCACGTTGCGGAACGAGTAACAAGGATAAGTACATCGACGATGAGGAGTTGAACGAAGAGGGTTTAGAGTATTCCAGGGTACTAACGgaccttgttcttgaacagaTTAACAAGAGAAGACTTAATGCTAATGACACTACTACGCCCACTCCAGAAGTGCAAAGAACACCATCTCTAGTTTCTTTGACCGAAAGATGTAAATCACCATTAGTTGCAACTAGTGCATCGTTAAAAAGATCCGAGTCTACCGGAAATGCAATGTACAGACAGCCTGCAAGTGGTGATGGTGTAGATGATGACTCCTTCGTCGTTTGGACTGCACCAAGGAAAAGGACTTATGACACGGCCAAATATTTCGCAGAACTTGGCATATCAGTAAGGCAGAGATCACAGTTACAGCAACTTCATCCTGGTGTTGTAGCTGATATgactgatgaagaaattagTGAGAAATTCCCAGGCGAATATCAAGAATATCTAAAAGATCCATATCATTTCAGATTTTCAAGAGCAGAATCTTATCACGACTTAGCAGTAAGAATGGAGCCTCTTCTACTAGAGATGGAGAGAATGTGTGGTGATATTTTAATTATTGGACATGAGTCTACTCTAAGGGTTCTATACGGATACTTAATGGCCTTTTCTTGCTCAGAAATTCCTCGACTTTCATTCACCAGGGATGAGTTGATTGAAATTTCATTTGGACCTTTCGAAAATAGTGTGAAGAGAATTCCTGTTAGGATGGATTGGAATAAGTAG